The proteins below come from a single Thunnus thynnus chromosome 10, fThuThy2.1, whole genome shotgun sequence genomic window:
- the fxyd3 gene encoding phospholemman, with amino-acid sequence MSKICALVLMTLVSLVFAEGQNSEDDPFTFDYHRLRVGGLILAAVLCLIGITILFSGHCRCKFNQDKRRRTGSNAQQMLNDQGRSCDC; translated from the exons ATGTCAAAGATCTGTGCTTTGGTGTTGATGACAC tTGTCTCCCTGGTATTTGCAGAAGGGCAGAACT CTGAAGATGACCCATTTACCTTTG ACTACCACAGACTGCGTGTTGGAGGCCTGATTCTAGCTGCTGTCCTCTGTCTCATTGGCATCACCATCCTGTTCA GTGGCCACTGCAGGTGCAAGTTCAACCAGGACAAGAG AAGGAGGACAGGAAGCAATGCTCAGCAGATGCTCAATGACCAAG